A genomic region of Elaeis guineensis isolate ETL-2024a chromosome 9, EG11, whole genome shotgun sequence contains the following coding sequences:
- the LOC105051216 gene encoding LOW QUALITY PROTEIN: pirin-like protein (The sequence of the model RefSeq protein was modified relative to this genomic sequence to represent the inferred CDS: substituted 1 base at 1 genomic stop codon) has translation MSTTTAVVGGLDHETTPPFEKPRCVLKKVLAEPRHEGEGAIVRRSIGRTDLKNLDPFILLDEFFVSKPAGFPDHPHRGFEAVTYMLQGAFSHQDFTGHKGTIKTGDLQWMTAGRGIIHSEMPAGEGVNHGLQLWINLSSQDKIIEPRYQELQSNDISRIEKDGVDVRIIAGEAFGVRSPVYTRTPTMYLDFTLKPGAQVHQRIPDSWNAFVYIIDGEGVFGNSNASTVTSYNALVLSLGDGLSVWNRSAKPLRFLLFGGQPLNEPVVQYGPFVMNTQDEIEQTIEDYHQCKNGFEKAKHWKSQPXLH, from the exons ATGTCCACAACCACTGCTGTTGTGGGTGGGCTAGATCATGAGACCACCCCACCCTTTGAAAAACCCAGGTGCGTGCTGAAGAAAGTCCTTGCCGAACCCCGACATGAGGGTGAGGGAGCCATTGTTAGAAGAAGCATTGGAAG GACGGACTTGAAGAATTTGGATCCTTTCATCCTGTTGGATGAGTTTtttg TTTCTAAGCCTGCTGGATTTCCTGATCATCCTCATAGAG GTTTTGAGGCTGTCACATACATGCTGCAG GGAGCTTTCAGTCACCAAGACTTCACTGGTCACAAAGGCACCATCAAGACTGGGgacttgcag TGGATGACTGCTGGTAGAGGAATCATTCATTCAGAGATGCCTGCTGGTGAGGGAGTCAATCATGGATTGCAACTTTGGATCAACCTCTCCTCCCAAGATAAAAT CATCGAACCTCGATACCAAGAGCTACAAAGCAATGACATAAGCAGAATTGAGAAAGATGGAGTCGATGTCCGAATTATCGCAGGGGAAGCATTTGGAGTCAGATCACCGGTATACACCCGAACACCGACAATGTATCTGGATTTCACGCTGAAACCGGGAGCACAGGTCCACCAGCGCATCCCTGATTCTTGGAATGCCTTCGTCTACATCATCGATGGCGAAGGCGTCTTCGGGAACTCGAATGCATCCACTGTGACAAGCTATAATGCATTGGTGCTGAGCCTCGGAGACGGTCTCAGTGTGTGGAACCGGTCGGCGAAGCCTTTGAGGTTTCTTCTTTTCGGTGGGCAGCCATTGAATGAACCTGTAGTGCAGTATGGACCTTTTGTTATGAACACACAGGATGAGATAGAGCAGACCATTGAGGACTACCACCAGTGCAAAAATGGATTTGAGAAGGCTAAGCACTGGAAGTCTCAACCATAGCTCCATTAG